The DNA segment CCTTTGTTTGTACTTGTGAATACACGTTGGCTGTGATGTCAGCAGGTGTGTTTGTTATGTGTTCACTGTTCATCAAACAGGATGTACAGGATGGTTTAGATTCTGCAGTGAAGCTTCTAACTGAGCAAACATTGGAATGAAACTATGAAAAATATGTTATGTATATCATTATTTGATTCAAAACATCTGGAAAAATTTGAGTGTTCATTTAACATATGTTGTGGTGTTGCCAGGTGGAGAAGCCAGTGAGGACACAGCCCAGGAGGATTACCAGTACAAGCTGAAGGGGTTCATAGACAGCACCGTGGATAAAAGGTATCAAGTCTTGCTTGATAAGTGCAGCAGTCTACATACACATTATCTGATCTTGGCATACAGGCTGTAACAAGTCTTCTCAGAGCTATTTGGAAACATTGGATAAAATAGTCAGTTTTTTACTGTTGTTAAAGAGTCATAATACCTCAGCAGAAATAGATGTGAGGTGTGGAATAATGCCCTTGAAATATTGACTCAGAGTAGGTGCAACAAAtatagtttgaaaaaaaaaaaaaaaaaaaaaaaaagcttatttcTGGGATGGTTAGCTGGAGAGcactgctgtcaatcacaggAGAAAGGTATCATTGAGGGTTGCAGCCCCATCAGATTTAAAAATAGACTTCACCCCAAAAAGGCCAGTCACCGTTGGTGACTGCTGAATATGATGATATTGAAGTAGGGATGCACCAGTAGCACCACTTCACTTGCCAGTACTGGTTTAATTTTAAACTCAGGCTTATATTTGCAACATATCTCTTCAACATTAGTGAACTCCTGGTagatatttgatttaattggGTGACACCATTCATCTATCAGATGGTAGTCAAACATCTGtttatgtatgtaaaataaaatatggtaAAGCTTGCTGAGttacatttattaaaacttttaacATTAAATTTAGACTTTAAactatgaaatgaaaatatattctgACATTTCACTGTCATGTGTCCCtctgattttaataatttgtaTGATAGCAATAATGAATGTTTCTGAAACCTGTTCTGCAGTGCAAAGACCAGACAGGGGGCACTGGATGGGCTTAAGACGGCAATGGCCACACGGATCCTGTATGAGTTCATCTCGGAGAGAAGGATGACCATCACAGACAGCATTGAACGCTGTCTCAAGAAAGGTACCTAATACATTCTTGCACTTATTTCAGCTGtcttatgtatttattattttgaaagGGGTTTTCTAGTTGATAGATCTTGTCTTAACATCCACTTTTTGTCACTATCAGGCAAAGGCGAGGAGCAGCGAGCAGCAGCATCTTTGGCCTGCCTGCTGTGTATCCAGTTGGGCTCGGGCATCGAGAGTGAGGAGGTGTTTAAGACCCTTAAACCTATCTTCAAAAACATTCTGGCAGATGGAACAGCCAACATTCAGGCCAGACAGGCTGTGAGTACCTGACTTTTATTACGCTTTATCACTATGGAAGAATGTGTTGAATATTTCTGAAACCTCTGTGCTATGTAAAGCTAGCTGAAAGAAGTCACTCTGCTTCTCTAATAGGTGGCGACAAGTCTGGGCCTTTGTACTTTGGTAGCAGAAGATGACATTCTGGTGAGTTTTAGTGTCTTTTCTGTGGttttgacacctctggtatTGAGGGCAAACTGCAGCGATGTCTTCTTCACAACCTGTCAGTTGTATACTTGTAGTTGATATTGGTTGTGACATTGTGCCTCATCCGGTCATGTCTGAGGAATGACTCGTGAAGGCAGAAACATGTtagttgtggttgtggttgtgcATTGCAAACTCCAGTCTTCCTAAGATCTCCTCCTGATTCCTGCTCTAGGACGTGCATTCCACCATGGAGTGCTTTGAGAACCTCTTCACCAGGTCCTACGCCAGGGCAGATGGTACCTGTCCTTCAATCAATCTTCAGACGAGCCAGCTCCACACCAACGCACTTTTGTCGTGGGCGCTGCTGCTCACCATCTGCACTTCCAACCAGCTCAAAGACATCCTGCGCAAGTAAGACCCAGTCAAGTAATTGTTATTGTACTGCACTTTAGATTCAGATAAGCATTAGATAATAGAagaatatacttttttttttttttttacaaatccaCTAACATGCATCTATTTTGTTGTTTAGACACCTGCCTAAACTGCCAAGGTTGTTGGAAAGTGAGGATGTCAACATGAGAATCGCAGCAGGGGAGACCATCGCCCTGCTCTTTGAGCTGGCCAGAGACATGGACGCTGTAAGTTTGCATCCACGCTGTTCAATTTTCATGTGTTGAACGTCCCATCGCTTATCATTCCTGCACAATCAACTGTTGGGACTAAAAATGGGACAGTGCTACTGTTGCTGGATACAGTAGGGCTGtaattttagtctttttttgttgtctttaaatTGCATGTTCACGGTAATGTCTGGCTGgatctcttttttctttttttttctcattggtCATGAATGCAACATTTCTTTCCTTGTGTCTCTTCAGGACTTTGAGTTTCATGACTGGGATGAACTGTGTGATAAACTGAATGCACTGGCCACAGACTGCAACAAGCACAGAGCCAAGATGGACAAGAAGAAGCAGCGATCAGTGTTCAGGGACGTGCTCAAGGCTGTTGAGGTGAGAGTTTTGTACTTGCAATTAAGGCTTTTCACTTTCTGAGTGGATTGAAGTGACAGACTAGAGGAgcagcatttttgtttttttgttgttttttttttttaaagctgaagaGAGCTTTAAGAGGGTAGGCCTTGCTTTTATTTGAGGAGGACTGAGGCTGTGAATAAGATTAAAGTTGTGTTATTGCCTCCCATAGGAGAAAAGTATCTTGGATCAAGGGAACTGCTGCATCAAACCAgacattacaataaaaacacattaaatagggaCACGTGCAAACATGATCCTGGGATAAAACTATCGAGCACGTTAGTCACAAAGCTGTTCACTCTGTTAAAAAAACTACTTCTTAGAGTGTAAACATCCAAGTACATTAATTACAAACTACAACACTCCTCACTTTACATCCTTAGAAGCACAAACGCAATTTATGGAACCTGAAGTAATCTTCAAGTCttgttctgtctgtcctccaggAGTTCCCCATTAATAAGACGAATACATGTTTTGAACAGCTGTGCTTACACAAAGGGACCTTGTATCTTTTTCCAGAGATAGTTAACACATACTCCACATTCAACACATGGGAAGGGTCAGATAATATCCTGTTAGCCTGCTGAATAGTGGACTGCTAAAAATGTCCTGGGGAGTGAAGGTTGTGGGTGTTCCATAATCTTCCCTGTCATTTACTCACAGTCCAGACTAACACCCACACTCAGTAAATGTAGTGCTCAATGTGCCAACcaatgacaaacaaacacaagggCCAAGGTGGTCCATGGTtaactttctctcctctcctctgtattTTTCAGGAGGGCGACTTCCAGTCCGAGACCATCCGCTTTGGGACGGAGCGCATGACCATTGACAGCTGGGTTAGAAAGAGGACCTACGATGCTTTCAGAGAGTTTGTGGGCTCTGGGATGAACTACCACCTACAGGTATTTTTCAACCAGTTGTTTAGTATCTGCCATAAATGTTGACATCTTTGAGAGACAAAATGTGTCTATACATGATGTGAGTCAACGCAGCCTATAGTAGAAAGTAGTACCTGatggtgacttttttttaattgaatttcaCTCCAGCTTTGTTCCCATGTGGGTCTGTTGGATTGGATAATAAGTAACAAGAGGTCATTTCTCCTGCATTGACACGGCACTGATGGAAAAAGTTACTGTCTGCCTGATGCTGGAAGATAAGGCTAATTAACTTGATTTAGGATAATGTAGCACATTttgagggggggaaaaagaagCCCATTAAAAGGCAGCTGGTTGGAAAGTTAATCTGCAGTCTAGCTGATAGCCAGCGCTGAAATAATTGCAAACCACTGCAAACAATACCGTAGCtgtttgtttggcttttttgtaaattaataaaattaaatcaattttgtttttaacctttCTCCAACCAGGCAAATGAATTCATCAGAGATGTGTTTGAACTGGGACCACCTATGTTGGTTGATTCAGCCACAATTAAGGCCATGAAAATCTCTCGCTTTGAAAgggtatgtttctttttttactttgtgtttttaacaaaaataaataaataaataaatacttgtaGCTTTTTTCACTTATctcataatgtgttttttttttttttgtccccccAGCACCTCCACAACTCTGCCGCGTTCAAGGCTCGGACCAAGGCCAGAAGCAAGTTCAGGGACAAGAGGGTGGATGTGGGAGAATtctaaaagatttttttttttttttttttttggactctAATACGCTATTTATATGGCTTCCCTGCTTTTTAGATTAATtgtcacaatgtgtgtgttcacgtaATCCTCCTCAAATGTATCTTTTGAGTATCAAACAGTCACAGCCTGTAGACTTAAAATGTGGCTGTATCACAGATGTTGTGCTTTGACAATTACTACACAATACTTTTTTATAGCTTCTGGTCAAATCTACAGGAAGTGAATGTTTTGATATCAAACAATGTGTAACTTTAATGTATCCACACAAACTGTGGTATTGTAAATACTGTAGAGTGtatatttgttttctcttcctgttaatattcagtatgtGGCCTTTTTGGGATCTTTGTACTAAGTTATATCATTTTCTTTCCAGCATTTGTTTTGCATCATGTATTTTTCTGAATTAGTTTATAGTGATGTCTAAGTCACATGTAACTGACCTAACCCTTCCATGAATTTCTATAAGTTGCATTACCTAGTCAACCCTAAGCAGGGTATTCCTGTACAACCTTGGTGTAATGTCTTATTTTAGTATCTGGTGTATAATCGTAAGGGCGAGGATGGtgaaataaacactgaaaagcTGTAACAAATGGATCTGTCATTTTTTGCTCATGTTGTATTAGACACAAAACGGATTTAAACCATGAACAAAACAGTCACTGGAAGAGGAGTTTTTGTTAGGGTTATTAAATGGGTTTTAACAGAAATCTCAGCCCCTTTTTCATCTCCTGGCAGATTTATATGTGAAGGTCATGTTGAGCAAAGAGGCTGCACAAAATGGATTCATTATATTGCGGAAAAAACCTTCAGCTTGGCCAGTAGAAATTTTAGCTTCTTAACATgtattcaattaaaaacaaatttcaGGAGTGCAAAAGACACCGTCACGCAGAGATCAAAGTGATATTAGATTTACTGTGTATCAAAAAGTGATACAAAGCAAACCGAGGCGGTCTGTGGAACAGTCACTGAATTGCATCAAATTCATCCTCTCCTTTATGTCTTGAGATTTTAGTTATTTCCTGACCCCTGTCTGTGTCTATAGGTACTTCCCATGAGACTCTAATTCAGATTCCATTATATCCAAACCCCTTCTCAAATGACTATTACAGTGTAATGACTAAGCTTTAATAACTGATCTGagatatatatttacaatttacaaataAAGGGTATGGCACAAGGCCTTAACTTTGACTCACAAtatagtgcttttattttgttaacagGTGTCTTTCTCTTGTCTCCATTACAGATTGATCCGTTCTTGCATGTCTGTCATCATTATTGCAGATTGTGGATTATTGTGGTTACACTCCTAGAATGCTATACTCCATAATGTTGTCTTACCATACTGATAaaggaaagggttagggttatcaaaaTAAAGGATCTTGCAGCCGAGGTGGCAGTAGCATTATGGTGGGGGTGAGTGAGCAGTACACTGCCTGCCACCTTCCTACATATATCTGAGGTTCTAAGATGGAACCTCTTGTGTTATTGATACAAGTAGTGAAACTATTCAGGTGGCAGAGGACATAATGGAGGTCTAACATACATCACACACAACATATTTACTCCCCTGGGGCCTCGCTTGAAGGGTTCTGTTAGAGAGCGATAAAAATAGCCCATAACAACAGTGAGTGTCACATGATAAAGGTAAACGTCGCAAAGCTACAAATAGTCCCATCAATAATGTTGGCCTGGAGTTTGGAGCACACACCACGAGCAGCCCGTAATCGATTCACCCATTCGGCAGCCTCATACCTCCGGTGAAACAATGTTGCCTTCAGGGGAAAGCAGCAACATCGAGCTGAAACATTTTTCATGGCCTGTCTGATTGCCTTCTACCACAGGATGGTCTTGTTAATGTAGAGAAGAGTTTCTAGTGTCCATAAgccttttgttttgtctttttaaccaCATTTCTTTGAGTTAATAGAAATGAACATATGTTTTGGAAGAATGAGCCTTTTTCTTATAACCTCAGGAGATCCCATAGAGGCAATCACCAGTGTCATCCTGTTTTTCATATGTTTCCTTTGGGGCATAATATCCAGAAACAATATGTCTGCTGTCTTGCTAAAACCTTATGGCAAAGACCACTAGAAGTTTCCTCTATGCCTTCTCACTGTAAATATATTCCGGTTTATATAGCGATCTATCTTCTAATGATTAATCTGATGTCTACGATTTAGGTGCATTTACCCATATTTGTACACGTCGTCCTTGTCAAACAAAAAGCACTCCCAATTTGGTTAGTAAATTTGTCCTGAACATCAGTGGCATGCAAATCATATATCTCCATTTATCTACCTTCTTTAAAACTCATTCACCCTACTCGTTATTCTAATTTCCTCCTCATTGTGTCGCTTAAAATCTTTAATTTTCTGTTAAACCTTTTAACTGTGTTGACACAGATTCTGACACACAGTAATCTTCTGCAGCACCTCCCAGCCCTCCCTCTTCATCAAACCCTgaaatgagagagtgagagagagagagagagagagagagagagagagagagtcaacaGGGTGGAGTGTTTTCTGTGATTCAGAAGACTGCCTGAGTCAAATGGCTTGCTTTAATAATCCCTGCACTGTCATTtcccatttctttcttttcgtCAGAGGAGACCAACACTCATTGTGATAACACAGGAAGTTGCATATGACATGTCTGCAACTTCTTGACACAAGTAGTTTGTGTCACACTTGTGGGTTGTGAGGGGAGCAGGGAAGGttattaaaacttaaaatatcTTCACTTGACTGTTACCAATAACGTGGAAGGTCCATCACCACTTAAGTATGTATTAGTCAAATGCTTTGGGAGAACACATTTTAAGCAAAACTCAATTTTTTGAAATTTGgagacctttttaaaaatgagattCTCTTCAATCCATTTTGATTGAAGACCTGAAGAAGCTGAACAAGTACTAGACAATGACCCTAGACCTGTTTGATGGTGAATTATGatcataaaatgataaaaacaaaaacaaacaaaaaaaacacctaatAAATAACTGATTGTTTTGGCCACTTGGTGGAAGCAGAAACAACCATGACCATCATGTTACCATCTTTTAAGTTGTTATGGTGAGCATATTAGCAAATTGTTGCTTATTTATGTAACATTAGCATTCACTTGGAGATGTGTTCCTGGTCACCTGGTGAATAggagtccaatattcactcattATTAGACCGCTATGTTCAATTAGTCACTAACTTTGTCCATCTGTCATTTGGTGTTTGGCATTCCCATTCTTGTAAATACGATATATTAGGAAGCCTTGAGGGAATTTgttcaaatttggcacaaacatCCATTTGGACACATGGATGAGCTGACTAGAATTTGGTGGTAAAAGGTCAAGGCcactgtgacctcacaaaacatgttttttacaAGACGACCCTCTGAAACAGCTTGTGACAAAGATGGTCAAATATAATTAAGAGAGTCAGGATTGCAACAAATTCAATCAATTTATTAACACATTTACCAAAAGTGATGGCCCGGCCAAAAAGTAGGGAAGACATCCAGACCAGGCCACAAAGGGCCGTAGGATCTGGGCTCTTCCCTATAACCTAAATTCCCGtaaaaactaaaccaaacagACAACAGCCAACTAACaactaacaaagacaaagaACTAGAACATAGCACAAGCAACACAGACTGCTGCTGTGAAGTGGAAGAAAGAGTGAAGCAGGTTTCTCCTTCTCTATATAGGTTCTCTCAAAATCAGTCTGAATCAGGAACACCTGGGAAAAAACACGATAAATGGAAAATCATGTTATACAAATCCTATCCAGCATGCAAATGTCTgataggggaaaaaaatgatgaaattatgACATTTCATATCCAAAATGTTGGAGGTCAACTTCACTGTGACATGTgcttcaaatacatttttctggcCATTATTCAACACCATAACTCAGGAACAGAAGGGGAGATTGtgaacatatttcacatttggttGGATACGGAATTCGTGACACTAATCTTTGGTCTCCACCTTTAAACTGTGGTGAGTGTATAGATCTCTGTCGggttgaagatgtgtgtgaaaCGTCCACATTTTAGAACTTGTAGCTTCCATGCAGCAGTGATATCTGTGAGTGATATCTTCTACTGTCATAGATACAACTTCCTGTTctatcagaatcagctttattggccAATCATGTGAACACCTACAAGGGAAATACAGCACCTTCTATTAAATTCCTTCTCTACAAATATTATATGAGCCTGGACAGACATGGATTAAAACTGCAACTTGACTTCCAGGTGGTATTAGTAGTTTTCTGATGCAAGTGGTGAGAATGAACAAAAACAGCATGTTGTGGGCTTTGACATAACAATGAgctgatagaaaaaaaaaagatgttaacAGCAGAGTTAGGCGATAATactctgtgggtttgtcactatCAGTAACCCATTTTACAAACACATGGTCATTTCATCCATgctgatataaaaatattgagcGTAGCAGCTTTAAATCCAATTCTTCATTGTTTACATAAGAATTTAACACTTCTAATTACAAAGCGTATTCGTTTCAGTGTTGATTTTCCAGATTGAAAACAAATATCTCCCAGTATACAAGGgcttttttgtaaataaatattatcaTTTGATTAGATCCTCTTTATCTTGGTACAGTCAGCAAGGTAGAAAAAGAATGTGAAGAATGCTAATGGACCAGTTATTGTGTGTATTATTCACATTCCATCACAGCATGTTGTATGCAAAGAAACTAAAATCATCCCATAGCAATTAAAAAGGAATAATTGAGGTTCAAATGAATAAGATTTGATAAGGTATCTCAAATTTTAATCAATAATTAGTTTCATTCGCATGTTGTTATGATCTCAGTACAATGTATAAGTCTGAATGCTCTCACTTTCTGCTTAAGCAAttctgtctgtgttgttttgctgttttgctgCAAGTTGAGAGAAATCAGAATATGCCACGGTTGTAGGTGGGATTTGAACGGTGGGTGTTTGAGCAAAAACAATGAACTCAGAGTCAGCTTAAAAGGGGAAGAAAATGCCGACTCTGCTGTTGTGTGTCTCAGCCCATTGTTGCAATTGACTGTTTGATGTGATAGTTATAGAAACGAGCATTCTGTTTCAGCCAACTGACCTTTCAAGGCAATTGATAATGGTCTTTGATTAGCTGCCATACGTAGACACTGTGAGCCAGTCGTTGCCACGGCTGGTTAGGCATCCGTTGTTGAGTGTAGTTTTCCATTCATTGTGCCACACATTAGCAACAAGAAGGGCCTGAAGCCAAATCATTGGGCATGTGTAGTCAGACACACAAATCAAGTCagtttacacaaacacacacagacacacacacacacacacacacacatacactccagATGGATGCTTTTCAATAGCTAACcagttaaatgtatttattccacTTGTGTGCTTCTGGCGTCTAAGCAGCTGTTTCTGTGGCACACACTATAGATCAGACTAATTCTTTGCAAATGTGTGATGTTGACACTACTGTGCCACCCACTtatacttctctctctctctctctctctctctctctctctctcactcaaaCATCTCCTTTTCCTGGCCCTAGTCACACCCTGGAGCAaagtatatacagtagatatCACAATGAAAAATGGATAGAGAGATTAGCGGCACTTTGTCATCGAACGAGCGTTGTGTGTTCTCCATCCCGAGACGCCACGGGGCTTGTTGTTGTGACTGATAAAATGGCTGTTGCCTCTGATGACTGCAATTATGCTGCATACATATATCAAGAGGATGATTTATCCCATTCGTTGTCACCTTCTGGGGCATCGATGTGCCATAAACTGACTGCAGTAAACAAAAAAATTCCTCAGAATGATTTACACTTTAAATATAGATAGTGGAaagttgttttcttcttttgcttttGCTATGTTTTCAGTCAATGCTTATGGTTTGGGATTATGGTTATGAAGCACTGACATAACTCCTGAGGAAAAATAAATCAGCATATCTTGCACGCTTGCTTGTCTGGTTGGTCTATGGAgagaataaacaaacacatacatacacacattctgAGGGAGATCATTGCCACAACAGCAACATGCCGATGTGCTTGTATTGACCACCtagatgtgttttatttaagcCAGCCTTTGTGTTGATGTGGCATATTGAGCTGCAAAATCACCACAGAGACAGGGGATGGATGGTTTTCCATTATTTAAGATATTGCATGCCAATCACAAAAGCACTGTGTGAATAAATCACTTGTTTGTTCAGCATGAACTTACATGTCCGCACAGAAGTTAAGTGAGAGGAGTGGAAATAGAAAGTGAGAAATGTTAATGTGTCAAATTATTAGGTGTGACACGGAGAAAATTGGCAGACTCCCAGGATGGTGATATTAGCTATCTTTTATTTCCAAGTGCAGCATATTGAACCATAAATCATTGGTCATATAGGGAGTTTATACTGGGCCTGTTTTTTACTACCAATGCGTACACTGCAGTCCATGTTTAATGCATAatgtacggtggccgagacccgccatagctgcaaataaaagtaacgctgcaaacaaaaacaaacgctgctgcaaataaaaagaaacgctgctgcatataaaagaaacgctgcaaataaaaagacacaccgcagcaaacaaaaaaaacgctgcaaataaaagaaacaccgcagcatataataaaaaaaaaacgatgcaaataaaaaagccaaaacggaagtggattaccggggactgtttttgccgaaacaccggaagaagaaacaacaacaacaggactacgaattggatcgctacatgtactttttaatgtgttattttgtagccccaggtttgaagttgaactggagaatgccggtgtattgttagcttcggctaacacggggagaccactaacgagagtgtgttattacgttacgtgttggactaaatacatggacatattgaggaaagtatttcgatgttatggaaacggatttcatatctcacaagaatggatacttggcgagctgtacagaaagtcctgtgtcataagatgatcgttgtggataaagggaagactttgaaggtatgtagagattatagctgtttttactttagctgagtgggtagtcgagccaatcgctaatactattacggctgtgagcaaccaatataattcgtgagtggtcttgaatgaatcagggcaacctatgctttctaacaatgtacggcatgaataaatatgtttaagggttggtgtttaaaacattcagaaggacttgtggctacctcccaacctccggcccgtcccgtaggcggaacagcgtgttgcagttccgatcctcatccccatgttggctgaaacagacaagtcaccctcaaacatgctgaaaaccatattgatgtttggtttgcagttagtcatccctaatgtttatgtggctttgaggatgttcctcacgttgccggtgacaaactgtgagggggagcgctcattttctcatttggggagaatcaaactTTCTAGTtagttttccaattcgtagtcctgttgttgttgtctcttcttccggtgtttcggcaaaaacagtccccggtaatccacttccgttgtggctttttttaatttgcatcgttttttttattatatgctgcggtttttttttgtttgctgcggtgtttcttttatatgcagcagcgttacttttatttgcagttatggcgggtctcggccaccgtaatAATGGCTTGGGTCGACTCACATTCAGCCTCaagtttgttttgttcagtATCAGTGTTAGTTTGCCTGATGCACAAACTAAAACCTAAATTTAGGGAAACCTACTGTTTGTAGTCATGGGTAGTGAACAAGGAGGTGTTAATGGCAGTCATTTAATCTTAGAGGACATTAAAGTTGGAAGGATGTGTTGTGATGCAGAAAAGAAGATCAGACAGTGTTGCAGCATGTGTCAACAGTCTTGAATCTAAGTTAATGAATGGacagttttcatttttcatttc comes from the Scomber japonicus isolate fScoJap1 chromosome 23, fScoJap1.pri, whole genome shotgun sequence genome and includes:
- the ifrd1 gene encoding interferon-related developmental regulator 1, which gives rise to MPRAKKKNSKGGQHGNVQPFSDEDASIETLSHCSSFSDATSVADEGGEASEDTAQEDYQYKLKGFIDSTVDKSAKTRQGALDGLKTAMATRILYEFISERRMTITDSIERCLKKGKGEEQRAAASLACLLCIQLGSGIESEEVFKTLKPIFKNILADGTANIQARQAVATSLGLCTLVAEDDILDVHSTMECFENLFTRSYARADGTCPSINLQTSQLHTNALLSWALLLTICTSNQLKDILRKHLPKLPRLLESEDVNMRIAAGETIALLFELARDMDADFEFHDWDELCDKLNALATDCNKHRAKMDKKKQRSVFRDVLKAVEEGDFQSETIRFGTERMTIDSWVRKRTYDAFREFVGSGMNYHLQANEFIRDVFELGPPMLVDSATIKAMKISRFERHLHNSAAFKARTKARSKFRDKRVDVGEF